In Hyalangium minutum, the sequence CCGGCCGCTTCGCGCCGGGCCTGAACATCGGCATCGCGGCGCTGGACGCGGGCATCGCCGCGCGCACCTGGGCCGACCCCAAGTCGAGCACCGCCGCCAAGGTGACCTCCACCATCACGGCCGCTGGCTCGGCCGCCGCCGCCACCAACATCCCGATCGTCTCCCAGGTCGGCGCGGGCATCTCCGCGGTCTCCTCCATCACCGGCCTGGCCATCGAGAACGCCGGGAAGATCAAGGAGGGCTTCAACAAGCTGGGCGACAAGATCAAGAGCCTCTTCTAGTCCTCCCTGTCTCCACCCCTCCACTTCTCCAACCCCTCGAAAAGACTCGCCATGAACTCCTTCCACGTGACTGAGCTGGCCGGCCCGATGCAACTGCCGCAGGTGCAGGCGCCCTCCCTGGAGGGGCTGAGCGTCACCATCCCCGCCCAGGCGGGCTTCAGCGCCGAGGAGGTGCAGCAGCGGTTCCTGGAGGTGGCCCGGCCGCACGCCACCGAGCGCTACCGCTACCCGAGTGAGGGCACGGAGTGGATGGACGAGGTGCTGCTGAGCATCGCCGGGTACGTCCACGGCAAGCTGATCCCCTTCAGCGTCCGCAAGGAGGTGTGGCTGCCTCTGGAGCCCGAGCCGCTTCTGCCCGGGCTGTACGAGACGCTGGTGGGCCGCAAGCCCAACGAGACGGTGGTGGTGGATCTGGTGCTGCCGGAGACGTACTTGATGGAGTCGCTGCGCGGCGTCCAGGCCCGCTTCGTGGTCCACATCCACGCGGCGCGTCAGGTGAAGTACCCCGAGCTGGAGAGCCCGGCATTCCTCCAGGCCTTGGGCCGGGGCGCGACGCTCCAGGAGGCCATGCGCAGCATCCTCCAGCAGATGGAGCAGGAGCGGGTTCAGGATCTCGCGTACCAGGCCCGGCAGCGGGTGCTGGACGAGGTGGCCGCGCGGACCGAGGTGAAGATTCCCACCGGGCTGATCGACCAGGAGATCCAGCTGCGCTGGAATGCCAGTGAGGGCGTGACGGTGCGCGAGCTGGAGCTCTCCGTGCAGGACCAGACGGAGTCGCTGAACAACTGGCTGAAGGATCCGCTCACCCGGAGCCGGGTGGAGCAGCAGCTGCGGCTGGGGCTGGCCCTGGGCGCCATCTGCAAGCGGGACGGGCTCCAGCTCACCCCCGAGTACGTGGAGGGGATGCTGAAGGAGCAGGCCGCGGCCGCCGGGGTGTCGCTCGAGGCGCTGGCGCAGTCGCTGCGCGCCGAGCCCGAGAACCTGGCCCGCATCGACCAGACGGCGTGGCACCTGATGGCCGTCGAGCACGTCATGAGCCGGGCGCAGATCCACTTCGTCCCGGCCTGAGTGGCTGAAGTCCCGACCCGGTCCGCCCCCCTGGGAGCTTGGCACTGAATCTGCATTCTCCAGACAGCGGCGGGCCCGGGAGACCCCGGCAGCACCCCCCGCCGATTTCTCGCAAGGAGCATCCATCATGAACGGCGCACAGGCACAGCGGGACGGAGAGATGAACAGCACCCAGGCCGAGCAGATCCGCGCGATGCTGCGCGAGGCGCTGGTGGAGCGGGTGGCGGGCGGCCTGGAGGACGTGCTCGAGCGGCTGTCCGAGTTCCTGAAGAACCCGGGCCGTCTGGGCGCCGTGAACCTGTCGATGGTGCTCAGCGAGAGCTCCGTCACCTACGAGGTGTGGCAGGAGCCGAGCGCTGTCCCCGAGCGCCGCGCCCGCATGGCCCAGACGATGGGCGTCTCTCCGGAGGCGGATGACGCCACGCTGCTCCAGGCGGTGATGGCCCAGGTCCACCAGGCCTTCGTGGAGTTCCAGAACAGCCCCCGGGGCCGCGCGGCCCGGCAGCGCTACGAGGAGCTGCTCTCCGCCTGCGAGCGCTTGGATGTGCTGCCCATCATCCCCGCGCACGACACGGGCCCGATGGTGGCGGAGCTCGAGCGGGTGGGGTTGCCGGTGGACAAGGAGTTCACCTGCTCGTTGCTGGTGGACGCGCGCATCCTCTCGGTGGCGGTGAGCCCCGAGGAGTGCTCGGCCAGCCCGCTGATGATCGCCGGCCAGTCCGTGTCGCAGCTGGGCGCGCTTGTGGCCCACGTGCGCAGCCTCAACCCCCGGCTCACCAACCGTCAGGTGCGCAAGATCCTCCTGCGCGCCTCCACCACCGACGACAGGCAGCCGGTGCGCAAGAGCCTGGGGCAGTCCGAGATCGAGCGGGTGATCGAGTTCACCCGCCAGCTGCTGCGCTTCCAGGTCGTCGAGCTGCTGTTCGTCTGAGGCCGCCAGTTCACTCCTTCATGACGCGCAGCCAGTTCTGGGCTTCCTGGCGGCGCGAGATGCGCTGGGTGCGCCGCTCCTCGGCCTCGTGAGCAGCGAGGCGCTCCTCCTCGGTCTCCAGCTTCAGCGGAGGCACCTGAACCCGGCCCCGTTCCTGATTCAGAGCCACGAACGTCATCAGCGCGCTGGTGGTGAGCGAGCGCTCGCCGGTGAGCGGGTTCTCCGCGTGCACGGTGACGCCCACCTCCATGGAGGTGCGGAAGGCGGCCAGCACCCGCGCTCGCAGCTGGGCAATCCACCCCACGCGGATGGGCGAGTGGAAGTGCAGGTCATCGATGGAGGCCGTCACCACCACCTGCCTGCAGTGGCGCTGGGCGGCCACCGCTCCACAGATGTCGATCCACTCCATCACCTTGCCGCCGAACGCCGAGTTCAGGTTGTTGGCATCGGACGGGAGGATCAGCTGCGTCATCACCACTTCGGAGTCGCGCGCGCTCTTGGCCGCAGTGTGTTCCACGAGACAGCTCCTTCACTCGTTGTGCAAAAGGGGAGGGATGTGTCGGGCGGTCGATAGAGGACCCCCCTGTGGGTCCAGGTTTTCAGGGTCCCAGTTGCCCGAGCCACGTTTGCTCCTTATCAGTGGGGTTGCCGTTTTACCCCCGGAGGAACCCCGTGGCTGCTCTTCCTGCCGCTTCCCTGTCGTCGAGCGCTTTGGGCGTGAACGCCCAAGCCGATGATCTGCTCCGGCAGATTGACGAGCTGACAGCCGGGGACATGGACACGCTGCCGTTCGGGCTGATTCAGCTCGACCGCACCGGCCGCATCCTCAAGTTCAACCAGACCGAAGCGAACCTGGCGCGGATCAACCGCGACCGGCAGCTCGGCAAGAACTTCTTCGACGAAGTGGCTCCGTGCACGAAGGTGAAGGAGTTCTACGGCCGCTTCCTGCAGGGCCTGCGCGAGCGCTCGCTCTACGAGACGTTCGGCTTCGTCTTCAAGTTCGACCACGGCTGGCGCAACGTGGCCATCACCCTGTTCTACAGCGAGAAGACGGACTCGGTGTGGGTGCTCATCTCGCAGACGTCGGTGACGCCGCCGCCCAAGGCCCAGCGCTGAGCGCCGGGCGGCCGCTCCGAGGCGTGCAACCTCAGGCGAGGAAGGTGGAGACGCGATCGAGGAACTCTTCGCGTCCCTTCCCGCGCCGGATGTCCTGGGTGGACACGTCGATGGAGAGGCAGTCCACGCCGTACTTCTCCTGCAGCACGTGGGGGAACGAGGTGTAGTAGCCGTTGAGCCCGAGCAGAAACTGGCTCTGGATGCCGCGCTCCTCCTGGCGGCCGCGCGTGCGGATGCGGTCGAGCAGCACCTCCACCGAGCCCACCGAGAAGCAGATGACCTTGTCGGGCGGGGTGATGTTGCGGGACAGGCGCTGGAAGTACTCGTAATAGAGGTCCAGCTCCTTGTTCGTCATGTGCCCCAGGCCGTGGAGGTACTTGGCGAAGATCTCCGGATCCTCGTAGAGGGTGCGGTCCTGCACGCAGCTCTTCTTCACCGAGTGGATCAGCTCGTGGTGCTCCACGCGGCGGATGAGGAACTCCAGCTGGAGGGTGAAGCTCCAGCGGCGCATGTCCGCGTAGTAGTCCTTGAGGAACCGGTTATCGATGACGGGCTCGTCGAAGAGCTCGAAGCCGAAGTTCTGGCTGATCAGCTTGGCCGCCGTGGTCTTCCCTGCGCCGATGTTGCCGGCCAGGGCTACGAAGCGCTTGGCCTTGGGCAGGCGGGCGCGCAGGGCGTTGCGGGCCTTGGGCTCGGGAGCGGAGGCCTCCTCGGGCGCGGGAGCAGGAGCGGGCTTCGCGGCCGGGGGAGCGGCGACTTCAGGAGAGGCGGAGGCGGGCGTGGGGCGCTTGCGCGAGACGTTGCGAGGCATGGGCTCCAGGTGGTTACGGCGCGGGTGAAGAGGCGTCGAGGATCTGGCGCAGCAGATCCGGACGGTCCGTCATGATACCTCCAACGCCCTCGGACACGAGGCGGCGCATCTCTTCCGGATCATCCACGGTCCAGACGTTCACCCACTTGCCGTGGCGCGTCGTGGTGCGGAGGAACTCCTCGTCCACCAGGCGCACCTCTCCGAAATACAGAGGCATGTCGAGC encodes:
- a CDS encoding acyl-CoA thioesterase → MEHTAAKSARDSEVVMTQLILPSDANNLNSAFGGKVMEWIDICGAVAAQRHCRQVVVTASIDDLHFHSPIRVGWIAQLRARVLAAFRTSMEVGVTVHAENPLTGERSLTTSALMTFVALNQERGRVQVPPLKLETEEERLAAHEAEERRTQRISRRQEAQNWLRVMKE
- a CDS encoding PAS domain-containing protein — encoded protein: MAALPAASLSSSALGVNAQADDLLRQIDELTAGDMDTLPFGLIQLDRTGRILKFNQTEANLARINRDRQLGKNFFDEVAPCTKVKEFYGRFLQGLRERSLYETFGFVFKFDHGWRNVAITLFYSEKTDSVWVLISQTSVTPPPKAQR
- a CDS encoding deoxynucleoside kinase, which encodes MPRNVSRKRPTPASASPEVAAPPAAKPAPAPAPEEASAPEPKARNALRARLPKAKRFVALAGNIGAGKTTAAKLISQNFGFELFDEPVIDNRFLKDYYADMRRWSFTLQLEFLIRRVEHHELIHSVKKSCVQDRTLYEDPEIFAKYLHGLGHMTNKELDLYYEYFQRLSRNITPPDKVICFSVGSVEVLLDRIRTRGRQEERGIQSQFLLGLNGYYTSFPHVLQEKYGVDCLSIDVSTQDIRRGKGREEFLDRVSTFLA